A genomic segment from Mycoplasmopsis arginini encodes:
- a CDS encoding cyclophilin-like fold protein gives MRLFKDSIIIACFIAIFCLVSCNKNNNSLTQPATDEPSTTITTPSDDNQTTKEDETENMKLTLKIDGIEVDVIWADNDSVKAFKNLAKDGLTINMSKYGGFEQVGSIGSTLPSADTRITTNPGDIVLYSSNQIVLFYDSNTWSYTKLGHINLSKSELIDLLGDEDVVITLSLE, from the coding sequence ATGAGATTGTTTAAAGATAGCATCATTATTGCATGCTTTATTGCAATTTTTTGTTTAGTTAGCTGTAACAAGAATAATAATTCACTAACTCAACCAGCTACTGATGAGCCCAGTACAACAATTACTACTCCATCAGATGATAATCAAACAACTAAGGAAGATGAAACTGAAAATATGAAATTAACATTAAAAATAGATGGCATAGAAGTAGATGTAATATGGGCTGATAATGATTCAGTAAAAGCTTTTAAGAATCTTGCTAAAGATGGATTAACTATAAATATGAGTAAGTATGGTGGATTTGAGCAGGTAGGTTCAATTGGTTCTACATTACCATCAGCTGATACTAGAATTACTACTAATCCAGGAGATATAGTTTTATACTCATCAAATCAAATAGTATTATTCTATGATTCTAATACTTGGTCTTATACGAAATTAGGCCACATCAATTTATCTAAAAGTGAATTAATAGATTTACTTGGTGATGAAGATGTTGTTATTACACTAAGTCTAGAATAA
- a CDS encoding restriction endonuclease subunit S, which produces MIEKKQIEYNKKLKYLLFLLDKSESDKTNTFGYVFKSFNGGTFESKYYVTNSNKKLITIKNIDDSGFNTNNVSQLSEEKADNKYLLSIGDIVLTMTGNIGRSGIVDENNCYLNQRVLKITSDSSSYLFAYLHKYKKEIIQLGKGTAQLNLSLDDLKELKVFNSYNEITSFKKYDCLYSSLLNCKLVIKKAKQIKQLLLSKYF; this is translated from the coding sequence TTGATTGAAAAAAAACAAATTGAGTATAACAAAAAACTTAAATATTTATTATTCTTACTTGACAAAAGTGAATCTGATAAAACAAATACCTTTGGTTATGTTTTTAAATCTTTTAATGGTGGAACATTTGAAAGCAAATATTATGTTACAAATTCAAATAAAAAACTTATAACTATTAAAAATATTGATGATAGCGGTTTTAACACTAATAATGTTTCACAACTTTCAGAAGAAAAAGCAGATAATAAATATCTATTATCAATCGGCGATATTGTTTTAACTATGACTGGAAACATAGGGCGTTCAGGGATAGTCGATGAAAATAATTGTTATTTAAATCAGAGAGTACTTAAAATAACATCGGATTCTTCTAGCTATCTTTTTGCGTATCTACATAAATATAAAAAAGAAATTATTCAGTTAGGCAAAGGAACCGCTCAACTCAATTTATCATTAGATGATTTAAAAGAATTGAAAGTTTTTAATTCCTATAATGAAATTACATCCTTTAAAAAATATGATTGTCTATACAGTTCTTTATTAAATTGTAAATTGGTAATCAAAAAAGCTAAGCAAATTAAACAATTATTACTATCAAAATATTTCTAG
- a CDS encoding helix-turn-helix domain-containing protein, translating into MKEKVNYPEMIVLLRARMNISQEKLASKLGVSFQSVNRWENGKYEPTKLAKVKLKELFKEFDIKVIEE; encoded by the coding sequence ATGAAAGAGAAAGTAAATTATCCTGAAATGATAGTTTTACTTAGAGCTAGAATGAATATATCCCAAGAAAAACTTGCATCTAAACTTGGTGTGTCTTTTCAGTCAGTTAATAGATGAGAAAATGGAAAATATGAGCCAACTAAACTTGCTAAAGTAAAACTTAAAGAATTATTTAAAGAATTTGATATTAAAGTAATAGAAGAATAG
- a CDS encoding restriction endonuclease subunit S translates to MNYQKIKNLSNPNKGVYGIGASSCDYNSKYPQYLRITDIDDNGYAPYTLETCINPNLYKNWNKYVLNKNDIVFARTGNSTGRNFFCKNIKPNTVFAGFLIKFSIDPTLINPQYLGYYCQSKSYWNQVSSLFTGSTRNNINAEQYGDLLIPVVDYALQQHIVNTIGSVDDLLENLVKQNEKIIQIGLIKINKLNNIQTKNLSEIVEFSKGCEVGSSNYSDIKKDNMINYLRVGDLNAIGTTHVKLDNELVISKFDDILCAFDGAPGRNNIGLVGAYSSGIYNLKCNDINKGLVYFGINSDLNQKIIADHSQGTTILHASKSIQHLQYADIGLEDKMYLNSLFKLLLQNKKKIEYLKNIKSNLLNKYF, encoded by the coding sequence ATGAACTATCAAAAAATTAAAAATTTATCAAATCCAAATAAAGGTGTTTATGGCATTGGAGCATCATCATGTGATTATAATTCAAAATATCCACAATATCTAAGAATTACAGATATTGATGATAACGGATATGCACCTTACACATTGGAAACATGCATTAATCCAAATCTTTATAAAAATTGGAATAAATATGTTTTGAATAAAAATGATATAGTATTTGCAAGAACTGGCAATAGTACTGGCAGAAATTTTTTTTGTAAAAATATAAAGCCAAATACTGTGTTTGCCGGATTCTTAATAAAATTCTCTATTGATCCCACTTTGATTAATCCTCAATATTTGGGATACTACTGTCAAAGCAAATCTTATTGGAACCAAGTTTCGTCTTTATTCACTGGAAGCACTCGTAATAATATCAATGCAGAGCAATATGGGGATTTATTAATTCCGGTTGTTGATTATGCCCTACAACAACACATAGTTAACACTATAGGAAGTGTCGATGATTTACTTGAAAATTTGGTAAAACAAAACGAAAAAATCATTCAAATTGGTCTAATAAAAATCAATAAATTAAATAATATTCAAACTAAAAATCTTTCTGAAATAGTCGAATTCTCTAAAGGATGCGAAGTTGGTTCATCGAATTATAGCGATATTAAGAAAGATAATATGATTAATTATTTAAGAGTGGGCGATTTAAATGCCATCGGTACTACCCATGTTAAATTAGATAACGAACTAGTTATTTCTAAATTCGATGATATATTATGTGCATTTGATGGTGCGCCAGGAAGAAATAATATTGGACTAGTTGGTGCTTATTCATCTGGTATTTATAATCTTAAATGTAATGATATTAATAAAGGATTGGTTTATTTTGGAATAAATAGTGATTTGAATCAGAAAATTATAGCTGATCATTCACAAGGCACTACAATATTACATGCTTCTAAATCAATTCAACATTTACAATATGCTGACATTGGACTAGAAGATAAAATGTATTTGAACTCATTATTTAAATTATTATTACAAAATAAAAAGAAGATTGAATATTTGAAAAATATAAAATCCAATCTCCTTAATAAATATTTTTAA
- a CDS encoding restriction endonuclease subunit S, whose protein sequence is MRTFKIKEISEIINGATPSTSNPLYWDGSIPWITPKDLTDFHNRYINSGHSFITEEGYKSCSTKMLPIGTILLSSRAPIGYLAIANKEMCTNQGFKSIICNSQYINNLYMFYWLSTKINYLQQISSGATFKELSKDNLENVEINLPTLAEQQHIVNTILFHFFF, encoded by the coding sequence ATGAGAACATTTAAAATAAAAGAGATTTCTGAAATTATAAATGGTGCTACACCTTCAACTAGTAATCCTTTATATTGGGATGGAAGTATTCCTTGGATTACGCCAAAAGATTTAACAGATTTTCATAATCGCTATATAAATAGCGGTCATTCTTTTATTACAGAAGAAGGGTATAAAAGTTGCTCTACAAAAATGTTACCAATCGGAACAATCTTGTTATCATCAAGAGCACCTATAGGCTATTTAGCTATTGCCAACAAAGAAATGTGTACGAATCAGGGTTTTAAATCTATAATATGCAATTCACAATATATAAATAATTTATATATGTTTTATTGGTTATCCACTAAAATAAACTATTTGCAGCAAATATCTAGTGGGGCAACATTCAAAGAATTATCAAAAGATAATCTTGAAAATGTAGAAATAAATCTTCCAACACTTGCCGAACAACAACACATAGTTAACACTATACTATTTCATTTCTTCTTCTAA
- a CDS encoding restriction endonuclease subunit S, with translation MDISLKKYPDKTTFEYHNPNIIKSGITLFDKTKVYVDTSTIEGINNISEGEIISYNKRPSRANMQPVKNSVWFAKMKGSNKKLIITNNDIDLIDNYILSTGFLGLEASKKLPLTFLSAIIISNDFNLQRDLNSVGTTMAGVNNDTFIKILVPLLDDNELNDYELKYHYYIDELSLLRRKINKLKEIKSQLLDKYF, from the coding sequence TTGGATATTTCATTAAAAAAATATCCTGATAAAACGACATTTGAATATCACAATCCAAACATAATTAAATCAGGAATAACTTTATTTGACAAAACTAAGGTGTATGTGGATACTTCTACCATAGAAGGTATCAACAACATTTCTGAAGGTGAAATTATTAGTTATAACAAGAGACCTTCTAGAGCAAATATGCAACCAGTAAAAAATAGTGTATGATTTGCTAAAATGAAAGGCTCTAATAAAAAACTAATAATTACTAATAATGACATTGATTTAATTGACAATTATATATTATCAACAGGATTCTTAGGATTAGAAGCATCTAAAAAACTTCCTTTAACTTTTCTTTCTGCTATTATAATTTCAAATGATTTTAATCTTCAGCGTGATTTAAATTCAGTTGGAACAACAATGGCTGGTGTTAATAATGATACTTTCATTAAAATATTAGTGCCTTTATTAGATGATAATGAACTAAATGATTATGAATTAAAATATCATTATTATATCGATGAATTATCATTATTAAGAAGAAAAATAAACAAACTAAAAGAAATAAAATCTCAATTATTAGATAAATACTTTTAG
- a CDS encoding IS30 family transposase codes for MNSKIINNSKKVFCIKISKLIQNKYKFLQKRSVANLINDFKKYAKENNIEIVIPSLQAIYYLINSHKLIDFKIFPIKKTITGLKRKKRMAKRSRITFAKSIEERPEYINNRSEFGHYEIDTVILNKRSKYCYLTLLERKSRKLFIKVIQRNSDSMANGLKTIIKENKLKIKSITMDNGSENVKLNTIDKKIDIYVCHPYCSFEKGSIENCHKFIRQFISKGIKRK; via the coding sequence ATGAACAGTAAAATAATTAATAATTCTAAAAAAGTTTTTTGTATAAAGATATCAAAATTGATTCAAAATAAGTATAAATTTTTGCAAAAACGTTCAGTAGCAAATCTTATTAATGACTTCAAAAAATATGCTAAAGAAAATAATATTGAAATTGTAATACCATCTTTACAAGCTATTTATTATCTAATAAATAGTCATAAACTTATTGATTTTAAGATTTTTCCAATTAAGAAAACGATTACAGGTTTAAAAAGAAAGAAAAGAATGGCAAAACGCTCAAGAATTACCTTTGCTAAAAGTATTGAAGAAAGACCAGAATATATTAATAATAGAAGTGAATTTGGTCATTATGAAATTGATACTGTAATTCTTAATAAAAGATCAAAATATTGTTACTTAACCTTATTAGAAAGAAAAAGTCGAAAACTATTTATTAAAGTCATTCAAAGAAACTCCGATTCAATGGCAAATGGACTAAAAACCATTATTAAAGAAAACAAATTAAAAATTAAGAGTATAACAATGGACAACGGATCTGAAAATGTTAAATTAAATACTATTGATAAGAAAATTGATATTTACGTCTGCCATCCCTATTGCTCCTTTGAAAAAGGTTCTATTGAAAATTGTCATAAATTTATTAGACAATTTATATCAAAGGGGATTAAAAGAAAATAA
- a CDS encoding DUF4238 domain-containing protein, whose protein sequence is MKNHYVSQFIIRRFSNAINVFDVHTGRIDESKRPHKVFYKDDIYDEEIEKLVNFNIESRVSNILNNKILVDGDVVLTRTELETLKRYMLICSVRTQSEDQFCGILKSFEHNAEHYINVYREYSFLKKTKDLNLSNNELYLRTLKVFAKTNNIRDIALNPLATREMLAWAMPFLESYIAFWDTPKDKEYILTDCGMCSEYEGFHMITGGIDISKMSYILKQIKSGKYQYGELMASCSVMFENYNYDLKN, encoded by the coding sequence ATGAAAAATCATTATGTTTCACAATTCATTATTAGGCGTTTTTCTAACGCAATAAATGTATTTGATGTGCATACTGGTAGAATAGATGAAAGTAAAAGACCTCACAAAGTTTTTTATAAAGATGACATTTATGATGAAGAGATTGAGAAGCTAGTAAATTTTAATATTGAAAGTCGAGTTTCAAACATTCTTAACAATAAGATATTGGTTGATGGAGATGTCGTTCTTACAAGAACAGAGTTAGAAACTTTGAAACGATATATGTTGATTTGTAGTGTAAGAACACAATCTGAAGATCAATTTTGTGGTATTTTAAAAAGCTTCGAACATAACGCTGAACATTATATTAATGTATATCGAGAATATTCTTTCTTGAAAAAGACAAAGGACTTAAATCTTTCCAATAACGAATTGTATTTAAGAACTTTAAAGGTTTTTGCTAAAACCAACAATATAAGAGATATTGCATTAAACCCTCTAGCTACAAGAGAAATGCTGGCTTGGGCTATGCCATTTTTAGAATCTTATATAGCATTTTGGGATACTCCAAAAGATAAAGAATATATCTTGACTGATTGCGGAATGTGCAGTGAATATGAAGGATTCCATATGATTACTGGCGGCATTGATATTTCTAAAATGTCTTATATTTTGAAGCAAATAAAGAGTGGTAAATATCAATATGGTGAATTGATGGCTAGCTGTAGCGTAATGTTTGAAAACTATAATTACGATTTAAAGAATTAA
- a CDS encoding tyrosine-type recombinase/integrase yields MKDFKNFLLHQNLSKNTIDAYETAVEMYNRDFDEITKQNLLAFKAVLVDKYKGKTVNLRIQGINKYLEFIGKDKLKLKYIKVQQKSYLENVISDADYEFFKNKLIKDGNLEWYFVARFLGATGARVSELIQFKYEHLKRGYIDLYTKSGKIRRIFIPKRLRIKAIEYYDSIGRIEGYLFLNKNGKQITTRGIAHQLKALGEKLKMNLKVIYPHSFRHRFAKNFLEKRKDIALLADLMGHESIETTRIYLRKTSEEQQAIVDKIIDW; encoded by the coding sequence ATGAAAGATTTTAAAAATTTCTTACTTCATCAAAATTTATCTAAAAATACAATTGATGCATATGAAACAGCTGTAGAAATGTATAATAGAGATTTTGATGAAATCACAAAACAAAATTTATTAGCCTTTAAAGCTGTCTTGGTTGACAAATATAAAGGTAAAACAGTTAATTTAAGAATTCAAGGTATAAATAAATATCTTGAATTTATCGGTAAAGATAAGTTGAAACTAAAATATATCAAAGTTCAACAAAAAAGTTATCTTGAAAATGTAATAAGTGACGCTGATTATGAATTTTTCAAGAATAAACTTATTAAAGATGGCAATCTTGAATGGTATTTCGTTGCACGATTCTTGGGCGCAACTGGAGCTCGTGTATCAGAATTAATTCAATTTAAATACGAACATCTAAAACGTGGATATATCGATTTATATACTAAATCAGGTAAAATACGAAGGATATTCATACCAAAAAGGCTTCGTATAAAAGCAATAGAATATTATGATTCTATTGGAAGAATCGAAGGCTATCTATTTTTAAATAAAAATGGTAAACAAATAACTACAAGAGGGATTGCTCACCAATTAAAGGCACTTGGTGAAAAATTAAAAATGAATCTAAAAGTCATTTATCCCCATTCTTTTAGGCATAGATTCGCAAAAAACTTTCTAGAAAAAAGAAAAGATATAGCCTTGTTGGCTGATTTAATGGGCCATGAGTCCATTGAAACAACAAGGATATATCTTCGTAAAACCAGTGAAGAGCAACAAGCTATTGTTGATAAAATAATAGATTGGTAA
- a CDS encoding type I restriction-modification system subunit M, with protein sequence MSQIIKEDILWKAAEKLRDKVDPADYKNVVLGLVFLKYVSDKYVAKYNELKKVGDGREDDEDYYISDHVFIVPKNALWSHVASHSKQDGLGQIIDNAFIELEKNNNQLKGILPKTYSKSDLDKTALGELVDFFTNNLNMEGVDGDFFGQVYEYYVGEFAKYIPTKGGEFFTPKSVVELMVDILEPYRGRVYDPCCGSGGMFVQCSKFVKEHQGQVDNISIFGQESNPGTWKMAKMNLAIRGLEGNLGERNGNSFTDDLHKTLRADFIIANPPYNLKEYWKPSLAGDPRWVFGKPNEKNGNYAWLSLMYAKLAPRGKAAILMPNGATTSNTADDYKIRKAMIEQGKVEAILALPNKLFANVRLSVQCWVLNKEKTNTDVLFINADSMGKLISKKIRVLEEADINKIVKAYKDFKNNSLKDIPAFCKKADLEEIKSKDYSLNPGRYVGADESNKLSPEEIQEELRKASAELFELMKEGKELEEKIKEILEEEMK encoded by the coding sequence ATGTCACAAATAATTAAGGAAGATATATTATGGAAAGCAGCGGAAAAACTAAGAGATAAAGTTGATCCTGCAGATTATAAAAATGTAGTATTAGGACTAGTTTTCTTAAAATATGTTAGTGATAAATATGTTGCTAAATATAATGAATTAAAGAAAGTTGGAGATGGCAGAGAAGATGATGAAGATTATTATATCTCTGACCATGTTTTTATCGTTCCCAAGAATGCATTATGGAGTCATGTAGCATCACATTCTAAACAAGATGGCTTAGGTCAAATTATCGATAATGCTTTTATTGAACTTGAAAAAAATAATAATCAATTAAAAGGTATTTTACCTAAGACTTATTCTAAGAGCGATTTAGATAAAACAGCGTTAGGTGAATTAGTTGATTTCTTTACTAATAATTTAAATATGGAAGGGGTTGATGGAGATTTCTTCGGCCAAGTTTATGAATATTATGTAGGAGAATTTGCTAAATATATTCCTACAAAAGGCGGAGAATTCTTTACACCTAAATCAGTAGTTGAATTAATGGTAGATATTCTAGAACCATATAGAGGTAGAGTATATGACCCATGTTGTGGTTCTGGTGGTATGTTCGTTCAATGTTCTAAATTCGTAAAAGAACATCAAGGACAAGTTGATAATATTTCTATATTCGGTCAAGAATCAAATCCTGGAACGTGGAAGATGGCTAAGATGAATTTAGCTATTCGTGGTCTTGAAGGAAATCTTGGTGAAAGGAATGGCAATTCATTTACTGATGACTTACATAAAACATTAAGAGCAGATTTTATAATTGCCAATCCACCATATAACCTAAAAGAATATTGGAAACCATCATTAGCCGGAGACCCGAGATGAGTATTTGGTAAACCAAATGAAAAAAATGGTAACTATGCATGGTTATCATTAATGTATGCTAAATTAGCACCACGTGGTAAAGCAGCTATTCTTATGCCCAATGGTGCAACTACATCAAATACAGCTGATGATTACAAAATAAGAAAAGCAATGATAGAACAAGGTAAAGTTGAAGCAATTTTAGCATTACCTAATAAATTATTTGCTAATGTTAGACTTTCTGTTCAATGTTGGGTTTTAAATAAGGAAAAGACTAACACTGATGTATTATTTATTAATGCTGATTCGATGGGTAAGCTTATATCAAAAAAGATACGAGTATTAGAAGAAGCTGATATTAATAAAATTGTAAAAGCCTATAAAGACTTTAAAAATAACAGTCTTAAAGATATACCTGCATTTTGCAAAAAAGCAGATTTAGAAGAAATTAAATCAAAAGATTATTCTTTAAATCCGGGAAGATATGTAGGAGCAGATGAATCAAATAAATTATCTCCTGAAGAAATTCAAGAGGAATTAAGAAAAGCATCTGCTGAATTATTTGAATTAATGAAGGAGGGTAAGGAACTAGAAGAAAAAATTAAAGAGATTTTAGAAGAAGAAATGAAATAG
- a CDS encoding nuclease-related domain-containing DEAD/DEAH box helicase, producing the protein MIPTDGYFEPKSGEKDMFEALQKLPNDYYVFHSYRLVQLIPDKGLNENEIDFLIFNPNYGCLFMECKNARVSRNENGQWKYVKNENGTVKEINMKDPFDQAFSGQHNLFNKLRKTYPEYKDNINSCKFMVAVWFPKYTKEEIQNTDFGPNVVKEIIMTREALLYKDETISQVKALMERMDKVHIVCKYEEELIEDGPGYKHSLSYSDAMNLYSKVLCPTFKAIVNVKKDYEQTYIELLDEQFVILDFLRHQRTAAISGASGTGKTLVAVERARRLSNSGEKVLFLCYNKNLREWLHKCYSSDLKNVYFYTLDAFGCKKCKTSLDSLSYYDLKDILETEIIEDKFEYQHIIVDEGQDFGRERADDSKILELFYEYGENPIDDKKNTSFFIFYDKNQLVNSKKLPTYIQNVDSKLTLYKNCRNTKNIAATAYSLIELKPVLYDKA; encoded by the coding sequence GCTTAAATGAAAATGAAATAGATTTTCTTATTTTCAACCCGAATTATGGGTGCCTTTTTATGGAATGTAAGAATGCTAGAGTTTCTAGAAATGAAAACGGACAATGGAAGTATGTTAAAAATGAGAATGGAACTGTAAAAGAAATAAATATGAAAGATCCGTTCGATCAGGCGTTTTCTGGACAACATAATTTATTCAATAAGTTAAGAAAAACATATCCTGAATACAAAGATAATATTAATAGTTGTAAATTCATGGTAGCAGTGTGGTTTCCAAAATATACTAAAGAAGAAATACAAAATACGGATTTTGGTCCAAATGTGGTAAAAGAAATAATAATGACTCGTGAGGCATTGTTGTATAAAGATGAAACAATCTCACAAGTAAAAGCTTTGATGGAACGTATGGATAAAGTTCATATTGTATGTAAATATGAAGAAGAACTTATCGAAGATGGTCCTGGTTATAAACATTCATTGTCCTATTCTGATGCTATGAATTTATATAGTAAAGTATTATGCCCAACATTTAAAGCTATTGTAAATGTAAAAAAAGATTATGAACAAACTTATATAGAATTACTAGATGAGCAGTTCGTAATTCTTGATTTCTTGAGGCACCAAAGGACAGCAGCAATAAGTGGCGCAAGTGGAACTGGTAAGACATTAGTCGCTGTTGAAAGAGCTAGAAGGTTATCTAATAGTGGTGAAAAAGTATTGTTTCTTTGCTATAACAAAAATCTTCGAGAGTGGTTACACAAATGTTATTCAAGTGATTTAAAGAATGTTTATTTTTATACTCTAGATGCATTTGGATGTAAGAAATGTAAAACGTCTTTAGATTCGTTAAGCTATTATGATTTAAAAGATATTCTTGAAACGGAAATAATAGAAGATAAATTCGAGTATCAACATATTATCGTTGACGAAGGTCAAGACTTCGGGCGTGAAAGAGCTGATGATTCAAAGATACTAGAATTATTTTATGAATATGGAGAAAACCCTATTGATGATAAGAAAAATACATCTTTCTTCATCTTCTATGATAAGAACCAATTGGTAAATTCTAAAAAGCTTCCTACATACATACAAAATGTTGATTCTAAATTGACTTTATATAAAAATTGTAGAAATACAAAAAATATAGCTGCTACAGCATATTCACTAATTGAATTAAAGCCTGTCTTATATGATAAGGCTTAG
- a CDS encoding ATP-binding domain-containing protein, which translates to MSRADSLKVSNLKDVIINDSGTNTVKMNGKKTKVFTCPTFKGLEADDVIITDINNDIFDENNKSFYVAASRAKKRLFIFINKNNVNFKEVIERRFSETFPNPDKTRQLIGIMKGIIK; encoded by the coding sequence ATTTCTCGCGCTGATTCATTGAAGGTATCAAATTTGAAAGATGTAATCATTAATGATTCTGGCACTAATACTGTTAAAATGAATGGCAAGAAAACAAAAGTTTTTACGTGTCCTACTTTTAAGGGATTAGAGGCTGATGATGTTATTATTACAGATATAAATAACGACATTTTCGATGAAAATAATAAATCATTTTATGTTGCAGCTTCGCGTGCAAAAAAGAGGTTATTCATTTTTATTAATAAAAATAATGTTAACTTTAAAGAAGTTATTGAGAGAAGATTTAGTGAAACATTCCCAAATCCTGATAAAACTAGACAGTTGATTGGAATTATGAAAGGAATAATAAAATAA
- a CDS encoding type I R-M system S protein, which yields MLGNCCEIKTGKLNVEASSINGKYPFFTCGKDGLLIDDYAFDCKAIIVAGNGEISCKYYEGKFNAYQRTYVLSPTKYFYLFQKACEFGINDLIINSQGSVIKFITKGVLEVISIPLNNETITTNQKLASLYDLMFKYKKMNNKLKQIKQNLLSKYF from the coding sequence ATGTTAGGTAATTGTTGTGAAATAAAAACAGGTAAATTAAATGTTGAAGCCTCAAGTATTAATGGCAAATATCCATTTTTCACATGTGGCAAGGATGGACTACTTATTGATGACTATGCATTTGACTGTAAAGCTATAATTGTTGCAGGAAATGGTGAGATATCTTGTAAATACTATGAAGGTAAATTTAATGCTTATCAAAGGACATATGTTCTATCACCAACAAAATACTTCTATTTATTTCAAAAGGCATGTGAGTTTGGAATAAATGATTTAATCATTAATTCTCAAGGTTCAGTTATAAAGTTCATTACTAAAGGAGTGCTTGAAGTAATTTCAATTCCTCTAAACAATGAAACTATAACAACAAATCAAAAACTCGCTTCGCTTTATGATTTAATGTTCAAATATAAGAAAATGAATAATAAATTAAAGCAAATAAAGCAAAATTTGTTATCAAAATATTTCTAG